ctgctcgaagatcggtcgagaaacgacgaagttcttcctccctctcctctccttcaaacccgcggcctctATGTGGtgaatgggtaagatattttgatttttttactatttataggagagtgaaatcgcgggaaaatgaaaacttcgcgattccgatttttgcagcacgttcatcggtgaattctaagcgagattttggcgacagaattccagaactcaaaacaggtttcatgaatttgagaaaaacgatccaaaagcggtgtaagttaatttgccccgaaaaactactttttgctgtgaaggtcagatgacaaaacttcgttctgaagaaagattggaaacgtcgaaagaaatctggcaacgcggatggaaactttgttaaaagctccgaatagaaaaagtcttcattcagtgattgaatttagggtttttaaagcaaagaaattagcgtcgtcggacttccgagaagtgaatcctatcgtgcgtacagtccagggttccgaaatgaaacactggtcaaaggaaaaataaagagaacttcttatttttccaaggatttgaaatatcgcttaaacattgctttaagagcggaattagcctattctggacactctcgccataaggcgggtgtgcagacgactcgcactaactcctaaaacaactatggtaccatcctcaagcaattcctgaactttcttcttcattgaatttTCCCAAACtgtaaactcctgtcacgcttacactgattctacgcgtgagtcggaaattaaactttaaatccagttctgcaaatccgggtcttacacttCTGAAGCTTGGATTGTCCAAAGTATCACTATCTTTCAGCTTCAATGACTCAAGACTCCATCGTCTGACCAAAACAACTATGCAAAAGGATTCCATCTCAAGGTGAACTAAGCAAGAGTTTGATGAATCGTCCACTGAAGGAAATGGAACAAAGGACTATACTTGTTCACATGTGACTTGTTGATCCTGACAAGAGTACAATGATCAGAATTAAAAGTACAAAACTGCCATGTCGTTAGAAAGCTATGAAGCATGCCAATAtgccaaaaggagaaaagtaTTACCTGACATTCAGTATCAACGATCAAGAAGCTCTCTATGGTCTACACAAGTCTGAACACACTCGGCTGAGAAAAAGTGATAAAAGTACACTCACAACTATCATGGGCGATGAAGACCTGTTTAAAGTCTATCTATGTCTTActaaagtcttcatccatctgACACAAATCAGAATGACTTCCATAATAGTACTTGTGGTTAGAACGTCTCTTTTCGACTCTCTAACGTCTACTGCAATCTACTCAGTGAGTCTCATACCTTGCAATAGTCATTTGCTCAAGACTCATTATAAATGGtttgagaagaagaaagagaaagagagagtgtgATGTGAATGTAAGAGAAGCGAGCGTGAGAGAATAAGTGAAATAGAGTGTGAAAGAAAGAGAAGCATCGAAGAATAGACATATGAGATGGAAAAAGGAAGACATTCAGAAGAAGAATATGCATATGCGAGCTCAAGAGTAAGATCAATTCAAAGTCAGAATGAGGAAGAAAAGACGACAGATTGCACAAGTTGAGGGGCAGCTTACTTGAGTGATCATATAATTGAAGTCCCAAATGATAGATCAAGAGTGAAGAAAAGCAAGGCTAAATTAAAATGGATACTATCATCAATGCCTATATGTTAGAAAAACcaaaagtgaaaagaaaaaaggCTTAAAAAGAAAAGATAGAAGTTCTAAGACTTAGAGAGAAAAGCAGTGAACGGCTATGATCATGAGTTCATAACGTCTACCTTGCCAATTGATTGAGTCATGAGATTGTTCATTAGAAGAAaagggctcgcccagtccaccaaCATAGCATCATGAGCTAAATTAGGAACTGGATAGGTCTCGTAATAGAACCTGAAGAGAAAGGTGTAGAAGGGTTCATTATTTGCCTAAGTGATGCAGACCATGGAGTGAAAGTTTATTAGAAGATCCTTTTTATTAATCCAATGATAGACCAAATGGGTAGAAAGATCCCGCCAACTTGTAACAAACTTGGGCGCCAGAGAAAGGAACCACGTATAAGGGTGGCTTTCCTCAATGTTCAAGGAAAAATATGGCACATGATCGCGCAGGGGCTATGAGACAACTCATCTCAATCTTGAATGATAATTCTATTGTAATctgagagagagaaaagaatttttttaaaccagCAGAGAGTTAAGGAGcgttgcttatttaagcaatGTTGCTAATTAGCTTTTAGCAACTAGCAACGACAACTCATCAAGCTCCAATGGAACCAAAAAAATAAGCAACATTGCTTATTTTCTCCAACCATGTTAAGCAACctgcgttggagttgctcttaaaGTGCTCTCTTGGGCCAATTACCCTCCGTGTAGGGCTTAACAGTAGACGCCTTCCAAAATCTCTCTAGAAGTTTTAGGGCTATCGGTGCCGCAAAATAGTGAGTCACGAAAGAGAGAAAATCATCATATCCATCGAGGTGAAGGGTCTCGGGTTCGAATTCGAAAgagggattaatttactaacatttctaacaactatataacattttcttataaaaaaaaatcatatccGAGGTGTGGAATATCCATCATCCCCATTTATGGAGCCTGACTTACATTTTTGTAAATGGTGTCtgacttattattattattttttaccatCTATCGGACCTGAGTAAGCCATCCAGCATCAAAATAATTTTTGTcagaaattactttttttgaaaaactcCTTCTTTTGTGTGTACATATATCATTACAATAAGCCATCTATCATATAATGGGAATCTATGGGCCCAATAGAAACTACCAAAAGCATAATCACTTGATTTCTACAGACAACCAAATCCGCGTAAGTTAAGAGATGTCATAGCTTTTTCCATCTGTTATTTGCTTTTTGTCACCCAGAAAATACAGCACCGAACTAAATTGGGtagtacatgtatatatgtgcATATATGTGCTTGTCTAAACCCTGGAGCCGGAagtgcaaaaagaaaaaaataggaaATTATGAAATGAGCATATATATAGGCAACGTGACCTCATGCATGCGCGAATGTGCACCAAACGGCTGCATTTATGAAATGATGatagctaatttttttttttagtgtgAGTCAGGATCCACCAATTTCATGCCAAAGTCAAAATGCACATTAGGCTACAATTAATAAGATAATTATAACTAAGGAAGAACGAATcctcccatatatatatatatagtatatttttttccttgTGTCACTCAGTGTTCCCAATCTTGTTCCACTCACTCAGATCTACCATTTGGCTTCCCACTCTAACACTCTTATAGTAAGAACTTAAGAAATCTCCACTTTCCACTGCTTTCGTTTCTTGTTGCTCAGACAAGCTGGCTTTATTCTTTATAATTAAAGAATAAACAAGCCCAAATATGAAAAGGGTAACTCTCCCACACCCTCTTTAATTAACATGGGTCGTGATCCCACCCCATTCAAACCTGCAACATGCGGCGGTAAGAAAAATTCACAAATTATAGGGCCAATGAGTGACTGTTAAAAATGGTGTTTACCAATCATTTTTACTTAAATATAGAGTGTTGTGCACCCTTTTCTTTCTAATAGCAAAAGTacagattttaaaaattattagagTTTGTTAGATTGTCGTTTTAGTTTTCTGtatttaaaaactatttttaacCGTCTTTCAACAAAACACTATttgaattatatatttttcaacATTAAAAAACTGTATTTTCAAAcctaaaaacagaaaaagaaaacatattGTAGATGTTCTggattttagtttttaaaactgaaaacaaaTTGTATGTGTGAAAAACTGTAATCAAACAGGTCCTTAATATGTATTATGACATGACATTTATTACATTAAACGATGATCGAAGGGGTGTATGAAAGTTTCCATAACCAAAGGGTAATGTGAGCATGATGAAACGTGCATGTTTGAAGACATAGTAGAAAatcataataaatttaaaataacggTGGacagaaacaattttttttaacttttgcaACTCTCTCCcataattttgttttcattgTGGTTTTTCACTGTGTATGAATTCGAACACGTACTTAGTGtgtgtttaatttttctttaaacCTAACAGATTCACATTCACGTCagataatataataaaattttcttcctcgattatatttatattgaacTAACACATGACTAATTTTAACTTCTTCGTGCATGTTTATTTTACCGTTAGAGCTTATGTAAACGCGATGTCATTCATCTCAAACACCAACGAACAAACTCAAATTTGCCGTATTGAATTTAATCTCGATAGATATAGAATTTTGACATGTCAATTTCAACTTACATCAACGTTAAGTTCAATAAAAATTCAAATGCATGCGTTTGCACATCACCAAAACAATAAGTACACTTAATAGTGTTCCATTTTTGCAAGATTTATGTTTGCATCTTTCTTTTTCATAGATATGATTAGCTGAATACTTTTCCTGTGTATGATTATTTAGGGTATCTTTTTAGGTAGCTCCCTTCCTATGTTCGTAAGGCTAAGAGTAGATAAATGGTACCCGTGAATATATATCTTATTCTATTATTTACTGCTTGTCTTAATTACCAGGATTAATAAATAAACACATGAAATGGTTGTAAATTTAATTTAACTCAGCATTATTAAATGGAATTTAATGTGACCTCTTTTTCTTAATTTCTGGAATTTATTATTAATTGGCATGGGAGTGGTGTCATGAATCGCAATCTGGATCAGTACAAAATCTCTGCTTGCTCTCTCATGTTCGTCTTTGTTTCCTAAACATAGTGTTAGCATTCGAATTGAAccagtgagtgagtgagtgattCAGAGAAGAaataaccaaaccaaaccaaatcgAAGGTGAACAAGAAGAAAAACACGCAAAGAGGTAGTGTTGTTCTTCGTGATTCGTTTATGGAATGCACCGAGAAACCAACAAGGTACTTGTTGTCATTGCTTGTTCATAAGCGAGCTCTTCATTTTCACTGTTTTTTGATCTGACATGGTTGTTTTTTTCACTCTTTGTGTTACCTGCTGCATTGATCTAAAtggggttttgtttttcctctCTGAACTTCCATTGCGATACGTTAAATGTGTTTTGTTTTTACTCGCTTCTGGTTTTCGATGGCGATggcaaattttattatttttgaaaaaaaaaagaaaatgactcaTGTGTTTCTCTGATTTGCTTCTGGGTTTCGATTTGTAGTTTTGTATGAACAATGAAagagttttcttttctttctttctgaagACTGTGCTTTTTATGAGTGTTTTAGTGAATACTTATGGAACTAACTGCTAGTGATTTGCATAACTTTAACTTAATTTCTTCGAATCTTACAATTTCCActagttgtttgttttttttttttttttaattcgtaCATTTCCATTTCAATGTTGGGTCCGTGATGGATCTGGTGCGGTGAATTAATTAATGTTGTACCCTCTCGTTATTcacatgttttttattttttgaatagGATGTTTGGTTTGCTTAATTACTGAATTGGTGTTTTTACTAGCTGCCTTGTTCTGTTTGAAATGAACACATCAATCTTGACATGTTATCTGATTTTTATTATTACAGGTTTGTATTTGATTAAGTGGAGGCAGATTTAACCAATGATTTTTACCTCACAAATTCGAATGATGTTGGGATAGCATTCTTTTATTGGTTTCTGGGTGTGTTAATAAGTATTTGCATCAACCATCTTGCTTAGAGAATGAACAGGCCTCTGCAAAGAGGTGTGTCTGGGATACGCGTCCCTGATAGCAGCCAGGACTCCTGGGACTCCCAGTCCAAAGATAAAGCCGAAAAGGAAGGTTTGGACAGAAGACTTAGCCCATTACCTTTGGGGTCTCCCTTTAAGTTGTTTTTTGCAGATAATTCTCATTCTAAATATGGCATTACTGAGAATAGTTTCTCATCTGATCCCTTCATTGTTGGGACTCCTAGAAATCGGCACCAGTTGATACTCTTtattttgaagtttagtttAGTATTTATAGTTATTCTTGCCCTTGCTGGATCTTTTTGGTGGACAATCTCAATTTCAACCACAACAAGAGGTCATATTTTTCATGGCTATAGAAGACTCCAAGAGAAACTTGTATCGGACCTGTTGGATATTGGGGAGATTTCTGATGCTCCCTCAAGGTTGAAGGAGCTTGAATTCTGTTCTCGGGAGTATGAAAACTATGTTCCTTGctttaatgtttctgacaatctAGCTCGGGGTTACTCTGATGGCAATGAGTTTGGCCGGCAATGTGCCCATGAGCCCAGGCAAGATTGTTTAGTTCTCTCTCCAACGAATTACAAAATTCCTCTTCGATGGCCTACGGGAAGGGATGTTATCTGGGTTTCTAATGTTAAAATCACTGCACAACAGGTCCTTTCGTCTGGAAGCTTCACCAAGAGGTGAGTGATATACATCTGTCCTACTGGCTTGCATACCCTCAGCAATCGTTTCATCTtaaatttttcatgttttttatttGACTGTAGGATGATGATGCTTGATGAAGAGCAAATTTCCTTTCGCTCTGCCTCTCTTATGTTTGATGGTGTTGAAGACTACTCACACCAAATCGCAGAAATGATTGGACTCAGAAATGAATCTAACTTCATACAAGCAGGGGTAAATGAATATTTGACACTTTATTTTTTGTTGCGGCTCTCATCAATTATATCATATTTCACTACTTTGATACATATCAATTATATAATTGAGCGTACTCCATTTCGTCTACTTGGCCAACTGTGATAAATGACTGGGTATCTTGTATATATTTACCTTGCTCTGCAATGGTACAATAATATGTTTTGAAGTGTCAGAATATTCTGTGGGATTGTTGAATGAGTTTCTGACTTCTTTGGCTGTGCAACATCTGCTCTGCTCATCTACTTACTGATTAACTATGTTAATTATATTAGTAATTCTTTTTGTACCTTTATTTGGTGGGGTTTGTGATAGGTTATGGTGGTAGTCAATTTTAACATGGTTCTTAAAATTTGACTCTGATTCCTTGCCTTAAGTGCTCTTGGATTGAGCATGTTGACATTCTAAAATATACAGGTTAGAACCATACTGGACATCGGTTGTGGATATGGTAGCTTTGGAGCCCACCTCTTTCACAGTCAGCTTTTAACTATGTGCATTGCAAACTATGAGCCTTCAGGCAGTCAAGTTCAACTTACACTTGAGAGGGGTCTTCCTGCTATGGTTGCTTCTTTCACTTCTAAGCAGTTGCCATATCCGTCTCTCTCCTTTGATATGGTGCATTGTGCTAGATGTGGCATTGACTGGGACCAGAAAGGTATGTGTGACAATCAACCACATGCTACTATCTATAAGTTCAATATGGTTCTGATAGTCTGTTTTTCGACATAACCTGATTAAGCCCTTCCAAGCAAGATTTTATGTgatgattcatgaatgtcaTTTGAAGaaggaattaaaaataataaaataagaacGAAAATTTGTTACTATAAATTTATAGTAATTTATTCTGTTTCGAGTTATGCTTCTGTATTTTTTACACATCTCAGGTATTGAACTTGTGGACTGGCTATTTGCTGTGTTGTATTTTTCTCCCGAGTGATCTTAGACCATTAACACTCTTTTGAAAAATATTGACTATTGACGATCCTTCTTTTATCATTTATGGTTCTTCCAGCCATGCTTTGGGACATAGACTCTCATACTTTGATCTCAGCAATATATTTTTCAGTTGCAGTTATTCattttaatggtttttaatttGTATACATTTCATATGTTGAACTGTGAGAGCTACCTATTTCTTGTGGTGTTGTAGTTTTCCCCCATCAACCATAGACCTACCGTATTGTCTTTTGGAAATTGGAACCAAGGAAGAATATTGACAGAGTTCTGGGCTTCTATATTATTTTTGGTTGTTCCAACTAAGCCCAAGATTTGAGCCTTTCCCATTTTGACTGAAAGTATTGTTCTAACAAACCATACATAACATCACTTGCACTAAAAATCTAATCTTCCACATGGGATGCCTACAAGTCTTGCTGTAAATTCCTTATTTCTTTCTGATGTAACTCTACTTTGAAATGCAGAATTCTTAGAAATTATATGCTGTACACTTTGGGGGTGGGGTGGGGGGAATATACTAAAACCATGTTTTTTGTCACTAGGAGTTTTGCACAGTTAAATATATTAATCATTTTTGTCTAAACTCTAAAGCCATCCAACTTAAAGCTGATTATTAATTACCTTGCCAAAGGCAAGCTAAAGATAGTGCTTTTTGTATTCTTTTTTTGTGCCAAGTATTCATTGAGAAAATTGCTCATCATTGTATATCAATAGTGAGTAAAATTCTGAAGAAGCTGTTTTGAAGTTAGTATTAGAGCTCCCGGTATCAGAGAGACTACTTCTGTGTCAAAGCCCTGGCCGGCTTCATTGCAGCATCATCCTCCATTTCCAAACCCTAGTCGCTTTCATTTTGGCCAGTCAAAAGTTTCCTTCATTACTACCATCTCATCTTCTCTGCCTTCATTGCACCTTCGTTTCATAGAACTGCCACTGTAGTTGCCGTCAGCAACCACATTTCTGACCAGAGACTATACCTAGAGGTTCTTCACACTGAGATTGGCCAGAAACCAGTATTTCGAGCCCAACTGCTCATTCACTTGTTCTCTGGCATGTGCAGTCCACGCGACTTCAGATCTCAAATGTCACCTTATGCTCTTGTTTCAGTGGTTGGACCCCTTGTTTGGCTCTTCTTTCTAGGGGTAATAC
This is a stretch of genomic DNA from Lotus japonicus ecotype B-129 chromosome 1, LjGifu_v1.2. It encodes these proteins:
- the LOC130731489 gene encoding probable pectin methyltransferase QUA2, with the protein product MNRPLQRGVSGIRVPDSSQDSWDSQSKDKAEKEGLDRRLSPLPLGSPFKLFFADNSHSKYGITENSFSSDPFIVGTPRNRHQLILFILKFSLVFIVILALAGSFWWTISISTTTRGHIFHGYRRLQEKLVSDLLDIGEISDAPSRLKELEFCSREYENYVPCFNVSDNLARGYSDGNEFGRQCAHEPRQDCLVLSPTNYKIPLRWPTGRDVIWVSNVKITAQQVLSSGSFTKRMMMLDEEQISFRSASLMFDGVEDYSHQIAEMIGLRNESNFIQAGVRTILDIGCGYGSFGAHLFHSQLLTMCIANYEPSGSQVQLTLERGLPAMVASFTSKQLPYPSLSFDMVHCARCGIDWDQKDGILLIEADRLLKPGGYFVWTSPLTNARRKDSQKRWKSVLDFTENLCWDMLSQQDETVVWKKTSKRKCYNSRKNGSPIPLCGRGYDVESPYYRELQNCIGGTHSSRWISINERARWPSRDHLNNDELAIYGLQSDEFAEDSERWRTAIQNYWSLLSPLIFSDHPKRPGDEDPPPPYNMLRNVLDMNARFGGFNSALLQAGKSVWVMNVVPISGPNHLPLIQDRGYVGVLHDWCEAFPTYPRTYDLVHAAGLLSFETDQQRRCKMIDIFVEIDRLLRPEGWLIIRDTVPLIESARALTTRLKWDARVVEIESDSDQRLLICQKPFFKETSKPIH